The Lycium barbarum isolate Lr01 chromosome 12, ASM1917538v2, whole genome shotgun sequence genome includes a region encoding these proteins:
- the LOC132624473 gene encoding WPP domain-associated protein-like has translation MGDELESMNFRKHMTVSDVFMEHGKMGDFLDRLRSLAKDEFKKLKKSIDEFRGSKSMRNMSSRSEMVGLEGILQEKESGIWVQLDKTVNNLKMMLDTVFKRMDDMLQLSKTSLGQWQQEHLTQVEIEAMVMRSVIRTVQEDFEYKLWDQYAKLCGERNEKLNDISNLRTELDAVLKSLSSSETGYMTSHGSHDADVFTRKTSSEHVTSSTWDGNEKMEDSKTDITENFDDATLKHMSKEEMVTYFNNIMTMMKRHHESILQKRTNEYFHLRADYLKLRGGSAVPHKKDKGDESDILRKKIPEIIFKLDDILVENEKHPAFTQETLSFGNLKDRLDSLLSENHQLRNLLKHKQVEDKSLLSQVSDANEKRLDSLLSENHQLRNLLKDAQVEVKSPLSQVSDTNEKRLDSLLSENHQLIDLLEDTQVEVKSLLSQVSDADEKRLDSFLSENHQLRDLLKDTQVEVKSLLSQVSDADEKRLDSLISENRQLRDLLKDTQVEVKSLLFQVDSLISENRQLRDLLKDTQVEVKSLLSQVSYADEKRLDCLISENRQLRDLLKDTQVEVKSLLSQVSDADEKRLDSLISENHQLRDLLKDTQVEVKSLLSQVSDADEKRLDSLLSENHQLRDSLKDTQVEVKSLLSQVLDADEKRLDSLISENRQLRDLLKDTQVEVKSLLSQVSDADEKRLDSLISENRQLRDLLKDTQVEVKSLLSQVSDADEKRLDSLLSENHQLRDSLKDTQVEVKSLLFQVSDANEKRLQYSLVEADMLKQIGDLNLAMEDSLIEASVREEVYTCFLRDLSGGTRNEAEELNLGFELLNDSNDTDAESTKFEIEDLEIECLILQEICGVISGEGIKEAKDMLKELYSEYLNEKDIRISLDTKVIEMENKLKFEVEEKDRLKQLVSELEICVTEKENLATEGSAALAKKMGQFEQVLQELNAVKEFASQQQTLASGCNKEVNVVKGQLAEALAQIEVLKEEAAQLNKSLEEKEEELKEANDSEEKKGFSPKKKKKQICNLGSCNKLFKKNAEGK, from the coding sequence GTCAGATGTTTTTATGGAGCATGGCAAGATGGGAGACTTTCTTGATCGGCTAAGAAGTTTGGCAAAAGATGAATTCAAGAAGCTGAAGAAGAGTATTGATGAGTTTAGAGGATCCAAGTCTATGAGGAACATGAGCTCTCGCTCTGAGATGGTGGGACTAGAAGGTATTCTACAGGAGAAAGAATCTGGAATTTGGGTTCAGTTGGACAAAACAGTAAATAACTTGAAAATGATGTTGGATACCGTCTTTAAACGAATGGATGATATGCTACAGTTGTCCAAGACATCACTTGGTCAGTGGCAGCAGGAGCATCTTACCCAAGTGGAGATTGAGGCCATGGTAATGCGTAGTGTAATTCGGACTGTGCAAGAAGACTTTGAGTACAAATTGTGGGACCAGTATGCTAAATTGTGTGGTGAACGAAATGAGAAGTTGAATGACATCTCTAATTTACGGACGGAGTTGGATGCTGTTTTGAAGTCATTGTCAAGTTCAGAAACAGGGTATATGACCTCCCATGGATCGCATGATGCAGATGTCTTTACACGGAAGACATCAAGTGAGCATGTGACTTCTTCAACTTGGGATGGAAATGAAAAGATGGAGGATTCTAAGACTGATATAACTGAGAACTTTGATGATGCCACGTTGAAGCACATGTCAAAAGAGGAAATGGTGACCTATTTTAATAATATAATGACAATGATGAAGAGACACCATGAGTCCATTTTGCAAAAGAGAACCAATGAATATTTTCATCTAAGAGCAGATTATCTAAAGCTTAGAGGAGGCTCTGCTGTGCCACATAAGAAGGATAAGGGTGATGAATCTGACATTCTAAGGAAGAAGATCCCAGAAATTATATTCAAATTGGATGATATCCTTGTAGAGAATGAAAAACATCCTGCATTTACCCAGGAGACTCTAAGTTTCGGTAACTTGAAGGATAGACTTGATAGCCTTCTTTCTGAAAATCACCAGCTTAGAAACTTGCTTAAACATAAGCAAGTTGAAGATAAGTCCCTTTTGTCCCAAGTTTCGGACGCCAATGAGAAGAGGCTTGATAGCCTTCTTTCTGAAAATCACCAGCTTAGAAACCTGCTTAAAGATGCACAAGTTGAAGTTAAGTCCCCTTTGTCCCAAGTTTCGGACACCAATGAGAAGAGGCTTGATAGCCTTCTTTCTGAAAATCACCAACTTATAGACCTGCTTGAAGATACACAAGTTGAAGTTAAGTCCCTTTTGTCCCAAGTTTCGGACGCCGATGAGAAGAGGCTTGATAGCTTTCTTTCTGAAAATCACCAGCTTAGAGACCTGCTTAAAGATACGCAAGTTGAAGTTAAGTCCCTTTTGTCCCAAGTTTCGGACGCCGATGAGAAGAGGCTTGATAGCCTTATTTCTGAAAATCGCCAGCTTAGAGACCTGCTTAAAGATACGCAAGTTGAAGTTAAGTCCCTTTTGTTCCAAGTTGATAGCCTTATTTCTGAAAATCGCCAGCTTAGAGACCTGCTTAAAGATACGCAAGTTGAAGTTAAGTCCCTTTTGTCCCAAGTTTCTTACGCCGATGAGAAGAGGCTTGATTGCCTTATTTCTGAAAATCGCCAGCTTAGAGACCTGCTTAAAGATACGCAAGTTGAAGTTAAGTCCCTTTTGTCCCAAGTTTCGGACGCCGATGAGAAGAGGCTTGATAGCCTTATTTCTGAAAATCACCAGCTTAGAGACCTGCTTAAAGATACGCAAGTTGAAGTTAAGTCCCTTTTGTCCCAAGTTTCGGACGCCGATGAGAAGAGGCTTGATAGCCTTCTTTCTGAAAATCACCAGCTTAGAGACTCGCTTAAAGATACGCAAGTTGAAGTTAAGTCCCTTTTGTCTCAAGTTTTGGACGCCGATGAGAAGAGGCTTGATAGCCTTATTTCTGAAAATCGCCAGCTTAGAGACTTGCTTAAAGATACGCAAGTTGAAGTTAAGTCCCTTTTGTCCCAAGTTTCGGACGCCGATGAGAAGAGGCTTGATAGCCTTATTTCTGAAAATCGCCAGCTTAGAGACCTGCTTAAAGATACGCAAGTTGAAGTTAAGTCCCTTTTGTCCCAAGTTTCGGACGCCGATGAGAAGAGGCTTGATAGCCTTCTTTCTGAAAATCACCAGCTTAGAGACTCGCTTAAAGATACGCAAGTTGAAGTTAAGTCCCTTTTGTTCCAAGTTTCGGACGCCAATGAGAAGAGGCTGCAATATTCTTTGGTGGAAGCAGACATGCTAAAACAGATAGGAGATCTCAATTTAGCCATGGAAGACTCACTGATAGAAGCTTCTGTAAGGGAAGAAGTGTATACCTGTTTTCTAAGGGATCTCAGTGGGGGGACAAGGAATGAAGCTGAGGAATTAAACTTGGGATTCGAGTTGcttaatgatagtaatgatacaGATGCTGAAAGTACAAAAtttgaaattgaagatttagagaTAGAGTGCCTCATTTTACAAGAAATTTGTGGAGTGATTTCCGGTGAAGGTATCAAGGAGGCTAAAGACATGCTTAAAGAACTGTATTCGGAATATTTGAATGAAAAAGACATTCGTATTTCTCTCGACACAAAAGTTATTGAGATGGAAAACAAATTAAAATTCGAGGTTGAAGAGAAGGACAGACTGAAGCAACTGGTTTCTGAGCTGGAAATATGTGTGACTGAAAAGGAGAATTTAGCAACAGAGGGATCAGCTGCTCTAGCAAAAAAGATGGGTCAATTTGAGCAGGTGCTTCAAGAGTTAAATGCTGTGAAAGAATTTGCAagtcaacaacaaacattagctTCTGGGTGCAACAAAGAAGTAAATGTAGTAAAGGGCCAGTTGGCAGAAGCATTGGCGCAAATTGAAGTATTGAAAGAGGAGGCAGCCCAACTAAATAAAAGTCttgaggagaaggaggaggagttaaAAGAAGCTAATGATTCTGAGGAGAAAAAGGGTTTCagcccaaaaaagaaaaaaaagcaaaTTTGTAACTTGGGCAGCTGCAACAAACTATTTAAGAAAAATGCTGAGGGGAAATGA